The following proteins are encoded in a genomic region of Coffea eugenioides isolate CCC68of chromosome 6, Ceug_1.0, whole genome shotgun sequence:
- the LOC113775141 gene encoding uncharacterized protein LOC113775141, with the protein MLVANSFDLWQRDTFFSAAEEVQHSADIMESAYRTWLRESKEGMRPQIWDDLSRELQMALGTAKWQLEEFEKAVTLSYRRSSDEVTMTRHRQFVSAIENQISRVEAALSESFDVDGKQSLRWVNLDEKERDDLALFLSGPLWSSQSMSDGADKLGTNKTGSPQKRTRKNFNTNADIGVEGEKPNTASSRCIVDLGSVVELDMKGSPGTGDSMSHQQDMMLNAERIRSSPDSSKLEIVIDHRDGQMETKALNIEATPKEKGFKPAFWRPKGEDHPQAKGGVLSNSMWRRIQWMNQLFGRLPRIQRQSQTHQMMPFNCSIRFTLVFMLAVFLIVPFLFYSN; encoded by the exons aTGTTGGTTGCTAACAGTTTTGATCTGTGGCAAAGGGACACCTTTTTCTCTGCAGCTGAAGAAGTTCAACATTCAGCCGATAT AATGGAATCGGCTTACAGGACATGGCTGAGAGAGAGCAAAGAAGGAATGAGACCTCAAATTTGGGATGATCTTTCCAGGGAACTTCAGATGGCTTTGGGTACTGCAAAATGGCAG TTGGAAGAGTTTGAAAAGGCTGTTACTTTGAGCTACAGAAGAAGTTCTGATGAAGTAACAATGACTAGGCATAGGCAATTTGTTTCTGCTATAGAAAACCAAATTTCCCGTGTTGAAGCAGCATTAAGTGAATCATTTGATGTGGATGGTAAGCAGTCCCTTCGATGGGTAAACTTAGATGAAAAAGAACGTGATGACTTAGCATTGTTTCTTTCGGGGCCCCTTTGGAGCTCTCAAAGCATGAGTGATGGGGCCGACAAGCTTGGAACAAACAAGACTGGATCTCCCCAGAAGAGGACTAGAAAGAACTTTAATACTAATGCTGATATTGGCGTGGAAGGAGAAAAACCAAATACGGCAAGTTCTCGGTGTATTGTTGATTTGGGCAGTGTTGTTGAACTAGATATGAAAGGAAGCCCTGGAACTGGAGATAGTATGAGTCATCAGCAAGATATGATGCTTAATGCTGAGAGAATAAGGAGTTCACCGGATTCGAGCAAACTGGAGATTGTGATTGACCACAGGGATGGGCAAATGGAAACAAAAGCACTGAACATTGAGGCGACACCAAAAGAGAAAGGATTCAAACCAGCTTTTTGGAGGCCAAAGGGTGAAGATCATCCTCAAGCAAAGGGAGGAGTGTTAAGCAACAGCATGTGGAGGAGGATCCAATGGATGAATCAG CTCTTTGGACGATTGCCTAGAATTCAGAGACAATCACAAACCCATCAAATGATGCCATTCAATTGTTCTATCCGATTCACACTTGTTTTCATGTTGGCTGTTTTTCTAATTG TTCCTTTCCTGTTCTACTCAAACTGA